Below is a window of Haloterrigena alkaliphila DNA.
CAAAGAACTGGGGCAAGCACGGCAACCTCGACTTGCACTCGTGGGCGTTCGATCGTTTCACCAACCTGCTCAAATACAAAGCCGAGATGGAAGGCATCACGGTTGAGCAGGTCTCGGAGCGTGACACCTCGAAGTCGTGTTCGTGTTGTGGTCGGAAGCGTAAGGCGAACCGTGTTGAACGCGGACTGTACGTGTGTGATGACTGCGAGACGGTGGCGAACGCGGATGTGAACGGTGCTGAGAACATTCGACAGAAAGTATCTCCGAGTCCCGCCACGAATGGCGGTGATAGGAGTAACGGCTGGTTGGCACAGCCATCGACATTCCTGTTAGACAAGGAGATTGGTGCGTTCGCACCTCAAGAACAGGTCACGTCGTAAACCACAATCTCCCAACGCGGGAATCCTCGCCCTTCAGGGCTGGGAGGATGTCAACGCTCGACCGAGCTCAGGAAGAACGACGAGAACACGGTCTGGAGGCCGATGACGATCGCGGTGAAGGCGATCAGCGCCCCCATCGTGAACTCGAGCGAGCCGAACCCGCTCGAGATCCACTGGTAGACCAGTCCCGCGGCGTACAGCCCCCCGGCAGCAAAGACCAGGAGGCCGGCCGTCGCGCCGTGCTCGAGCGATAGCGATCCGATCACCCGTTCCGTGATCGGGTCTTCGGGCTTCTGGATCGGATCGCTCGTCACCGCGGCGAACACCCCGAGGCTCGCAACCTGATAGCCGACGATGGTCAACAAACTCCCGGCGATCATCGAGTGCAGTCCTAGCGACACGCCGTTGATCGACGCCTCGGAGTATGCGACTCCCATCACGGCCATCCCGAGCAGGCTCATCAGCATTCCGGGTACCGAAAACAGGAATCCGGGCGCGTTGACGAGCATGAAACGGACGTGTCGCCAGCCGTCGCGGAAGCTCTCGAGGGTCTCCTCGCCCTCGCGCTCGTGGTAGATGATCGGCGTCTCCTCGATCACGAGGTCCTTCGCGCCGGCTTCCATGATCATCTCGCTGGCGAACTCCATCCCGGTCGTCTCGAGCTCCATCTCGTCGAGTGCCTGCCGGCGGAACACGCGAAAGCCGCTGTGGGCGTCGCTCACGCCGGCCCGGTAGAACGCGTTCAGAAACTTCGTCAGCAGCGGGTTGCCGACGTACTGGTGGAGCGTCGGCATCGCGCCGGGTCTGATCTCCCCCTCGAGGCGACTCCCCATCACCATGTCCGCGCCGGTCTCCTCGAGGTGACTGAGCAGCCGCGGGATGTCCTTGAAGTCGTAGGTCGTGTCGGCGTCGCCCATCGCGATGTAGTCGCCGCGGGCCCGTTCGAACGCGTACCGGTAGGCGTAGCCGTAGCCGGGCTGATCCGGTTCGACGACGATGGCCCCCAGCTCCCGCGCGATCTCGGGCGTTCGATCGGTCGAACTGTCGCTGATGATGATCTCGGTCGGCAGTTGCAGCTCCTCGACCGCCGATTTGATCCAGTTGATACAGGTTTCGATCCCCTCCTCCTCGTTCAGCGTCGGCATCACGACGGACAACGTCGGCTCGACGTCGCTCCCTCGGTCCACCAGGAGGTCGTCCGCAGACCGACGCTCGAGGCCCCGGTCCGCCTCGAGAGGGCGATCAGTCGAGGACGACTGGTTAGATTGTGATTTCGAAGACATCGTTGAGTTCGTATGTGCTCCCCCGCACGCTCAAAGTGTATCGCGACTGGCCTCTTAACAGTAGCTATTCATATTCCTCGGAAACTGACTATCCGTAAAGAGACGAGGCTCGCGCACTAGGATACTACTGACTTGTAGCTCCTGAATACAACCGGCGCGGAGAGCCCGCTACGGCGTGCAAACGGCCGATGGGTGGCTTCTCGGTCGCGTTGCACATTGTCACGGGTAGTCAGTCGCAGAAATATCGGATAGAAATGAATAGTTCAACGATGACGTCAACTGGATGCGATTCGGACGTGTTAGGGTGGACGAACGGGGCTTCGATTTGCGAAATAGTTCGGTCCGGTCGAAATACGCGACATTGAAGACGTTCCGGAACCGCAGTAGCAGAAAAGAACACGAACAGTCGGGAGTAACCGGTTACAATTCGGGAAGATCCGTGGATTTAACACGGTCAGATGCAATGTGTAAGCCGTTATGCAACAATCCGTGGGAGGTGATGCCGTCGTGCATCCCGTGATCGATGCACTCGAGGGGGCCGACTGTTCGTTTTGCGACGGCGGAACGCTCGTTCGAGAGGAGTACAAGGGGAAGAACGCCGTTGTCTGCGAGTCCTGCGACACGCCCGGCGTCCAACTTTGGTAACGCCCTCGGGCGACCCGTTTTTCGCGACCCGATACCGGTGATCAGCCACCACCGGAGATCGCAGGGTTCTCGTAGGTGACCGACAGTTGTACCGGCATGCAGAATCAGCGCGTTCTCATCACGGGTGGGGCAGGGTTTATCGGCTCCAATCTGGCGAATCACCTCGCGGACGACAACGACGTCGTCGCGATCGACGACGAGTACCTCGGGACGCCCGAGAACCTCGAGTCCGCCGTCGACTACCGAAACCGGAGCGTCCTCGAGGACGACCTCCCGACGGACGTCGACGTCGTCTTCCACCTCGCGGCGCTGTCCTCCTACGCGATGCACGAGGAGGATCCCACGACGGGCGCTCGCGTCAACGTCGAGGGGTTCGTCAACGTCGTCGATCAGGCCCGACAGGACGGCTGCGACACCGTCGTCTACGCCTCCACCTCCTCGATTTACGGGAGCCAGACCGACCCCTCTCCGGAGGACATGCCGGTCTCGGTCAACACCGGCTACGAGGCCTCCAAGCTCGCCCGCGAACGCTACGGCGAGTACTTCGCCAATCACTACGATATGGACGTCGCCGGCATGCGCTTCTTCTCGGTCTACCAGGGATACGGCGGCGCCGAGGAGCACAAGGGCGAGTACGCGAACGTGATCGCCCAGTTCGCCGACGACCTCGCCAGCGGCGACGCCCCGGTCCTCTACGGCGACGGCACCCAGACGAGGGACTTCACCCACGTCGACGACATCGTCCGCGGCCTCGAGCTCGCCGCGGATCACGAACTCACCGGCGTCTACAACCTCGGCACGGGTGACGCCTACAGCTTC
It encodes the following:
- a CDS encoding glycosyltransferase family 2 protein; this encodes MSSKSQSNQSSSTDRPLEADRGLERRSADDLLVDRGSDVEPTLSVVMPTLNEEEGIETCINWIKSAVEELQLPTEIIISDSSTDRTPEIARELGAIVVEPDQPGYGYAYRYAFERARGDYIAMGDADTTYDFKDIPRLLSHLEETGADMVMGSRLEGEIRPGAMPTLHQYVGNPLLTKFLNAFYRAGVSDAHSGFRVFRRQALDEMELETTGMEFASEMIMEAGAKDLVIEETPIIYHEREGEETLESFRDGWRHVRFMLVNAPGFLFSVPGMLMSLLGMAVMGVAYSEASINGVSLGLHSMIAGSLLTIVGYQVASLGVFAAVTSDPIQKPEDPITERVIGSLSLEHGATAGLLVFAAGGLYAAGLVYQWISSGFGSLEFTMGALIAFTAIVIGLQTVFSSFFLSSVER
- a CDS encoding HVO_A0556 family zinc finger protein produces the protein MQQSVGGDAVVHPVIDALEGADCSFCDGGTLVREEYKGKNAVVCESCDTPGVQLW
- a CDS encoding NAD-dependent epimerase/dehydratase family protein, whose product is MQNQRVLITGGAGFIGSNLANHLADDNDVVAIDDEYLGTPENLESAVDYRNRSVLEDDLPTDVDVVFHLAALSSYAMHEEDPTTGARVNVEGFVNVVDQARQDGCDTVVYASTSSIYGSQTDPSPEDMPVSVNTGYEASKLARERYGEYFANHYDMDVAGMRFFSVYQGYGGAEEHKGEYANVIAQFADDLASGDAPVLYGDGTQTRDFTHVDDIVRGLELAADHELTGVYNLGTGDAYSFNELVGMLNDELGTDIDPEYIENPIPEDVYVHDTCADSSKMREDTGWEPEIALEEGIEQVCEPYR